One Campylobacter sp. RM16192 genomic region harbors:
- a CDS encoding AIPR family protein codes for MVSLEDFHQDFMQDIISQAQSRGISKQEAFFESVCDSLVGEGELSQDYMAAEYNKRDMEVNGYDFDEERGKLSLLVHYFFQSDEIQTLTKAQIESKFKKLKNFFLKSSEKLYDTLEEGFEHHSMAYNIYLYLIKNEVKKIRFVIITDGKITKNLANIPNETLSGIDSEYRIIDIEFLYKIYTINNSKNSFDVEVNLPTLVVDAPAQKYRSYLSVIDGETIACIYDKFGSKLLEQNVRTFLQFRGNVNKGLRNTIEYSPEMFFAYNNGITATASDVVLQDGRITKISNFQIVNGGQTISSIYASSKNSKLDVSKIYVQMKLSVVTDEEKQDEFVSKVSEYANTQNKINQSDFFSNSPFHKDFKEHSKRNLAPAVDGLQVRTHWFYERVRGEYLNEQAYLSKADKKKFLIENPKSQLLDKTFLAKSEIAWQQSPEIVSKGAQYSFVAFAKHITQILEKDSLCITNNYFKDAISRVIMFKQTEKLISNAIWYNGGYRAQCVAYTISYLSYYLKKNRLFLNFSKIWDEQKISGNIENIISIISEKIYTSITNPPEGNANIGQWCKKKLCWDIVKDIELSLEFDDENLTSTEEEKYIKKEAKKDKKLDNGIEIQSFVVRFKEWDKILEYYKKDEIVHQVSMKQMDILSKVASGLIILPSTKQAMILYELYKNAIKEGFLV; via the coding sequence ATGGTTAGCTTAGAGGACTTTCATCAAGATTTTATGCAAGATATTATAAGCCAAGCCCAAAGCCGGGGCATAAGTAAACAAGAGGCATTTTTTGAGTCTGTCTGCGACTCTCTTGTTGGCGAAGGGGAGTTATCGCAAGACTATATGGCTGCTGAATATAATAAAAGAGATATGGAGGTAAACGGATACGATTTTGATGAAGAGCGTGGCAAACTTAGTCTTTTAGTGCACTATTTCTTTCAAAGCGATGAGATACAAACTCTTACAAAAGCGCAAATCGAATCAAAATTTAAAAAGTTAAAAAATTTCTTTTTAAAAAGCAGTGAAAAACTTTATGACACTTTAGAGGAGGGGTTTGAGCATCATTCGATGGCCTATAATATTTATTTATATCTAATAAAAAATGAGGTTAAAAAAATCAGATTCGTCATCATAACAGATGGAAAAATTACTAAGAATTTAGCAAACATTCCAAACGAAACACTATCCGGTATTGATTCAGAATATCGTATTATAGATATTGAATTTTTGTATAAAATTTACACTATAAATAACTCCAAAAATAGCTTTGATGTCGAAGTGAACTTGCCGACACTAGTAGTAGATGCTCCTGCACAAAAATACCGTTCATATCTTAGTGTTATAGATGGTGAGACTATAGCTTGTATTTATGATAAATTTGGCTCTAAGCTTTTAGAGCAAAATGTCAGAACTTTTTTGCAATTTCGTGGCAATGTAAACAAGGGATTGAGGAATACTATAGAGTATAGCCCAGAAATGTTTTTTGCATATAACAATGGTATAACTGCAACTGCTAGTGACGTTGTTCTGCAAGATGGTAGGATCACAAAAATATCAAATTTTCAAATAGTTAATGGAGGTCAGACAATATCGTCTATATACGCCTCGAGTAAAAACTCAAAATTAGATGTATCAAAAATTTATGTCCAAATGAAGTTGTCTGTAGTTACTGATGAAGAAAAACAAGATGAATTTGTATCAAAGGTGAGCGAATACGCAAATACACAAAACAAGATAAATCAATCAGACTTCTTTTCAAATAGTCCTTTTCATAAGGACTTTAAAGAGCACTCAAAGAGGAATTTGGCTCCTGCTGTTGATGGTTTGCAAGTAAGAACTCACTGGTTTTACGAAAGAGTAAGAGGTGAATACCTGAATGAGCAGGCCTATCTGAGTAAAGCTGATAAAAAGAAATTCTTAATAGAAAATCCAAAATCTCAACTTCTTGATAAAACATTTTTGGCCAAGAGTGAGATTGCCTGGCAACAGTCACCAGAAATCGTATCAAAAGGCGCACAATATAGTTTTGTGGCTTTTGCAAAACATATTACCCAAATATTAGAAAAAGATAGCCTTTGTATAACTAATAACTACTTTAAAGATGCGATCTCAAGAGTTATAATGTTTAAGCAGACCGAAAAACTTATTTCTAATGCCATTTGGTACAATGGCGGATATAGAGCCCAATGCGTAGCTTATACAATATCATATTTATCTTATTATTTAAAAAAAAATAGATTATTTTTAAATTTTTCTAAAATATGGGATGAACAGAAAATATCTGGTAATATAGAAAACATAATATCAATCATCTCTGAAAAAATCTATACCAGCATAACAAATCCTCCAGAAGGCAATGCAAATATAGGTCAATGGTGCAAGAAAAAATTATGCTGGGATATCGTAAAAGATATTGAATTGAGTTTAGAATTTGACGATGAAAATTTAACTAGTACAGAGGAAGAAAAGTATATAAAAAAAGAAGCAAAAAAAGATAAAAAACTTGACAATGGTATAGAAATTCAATCATTCGTTGTTAGATTCAAAGAATGGGATAAGATTTTAGAGTATTATAAAAAAGACGAGATTGTACACCAAGTATCCATGAAGCAAATGGATATTTTATCAAAAGTCGCAAGCGGATTAATTATTCTTCCATCTACAAAGCAGGCCATGATCCTGTATGAACTTTATAAAAATGCTATAAAAGAAGGTTTTTTGGTATAA
- a CDS encoding metallophosphoesterase family protein — MFGDLHGSLHLFDEMIKKISLTKDDLVIILGDSCDRGKDSIGLYIRYTEMIKDGYNIKHIMGNHEYMFLNHYLLRGSMTMQWVNNGGYKTVKSIEYRNLTVKDLKWLISYLKTMPHMISSKSYIFVHAYYNPSLDETKQDPEHLMWSRSPFWLMNNTGKEIYYGHTPNRDNKIKVRENNCYSMDVGAVFFDNLSIMEVKSKEVFLVG; from the coding sequence GTGTTTGGAGATCTACACGGCTCACTTCATCTATTTGATGAGATGATTAAAAAGATATCCTTAACCAAGGATGATCTAGTAATCATTCTTGGAGATAGCTGCGATAGAGGCAAGGACTCAATAGGGCTATATATAAGATATACCGAGATGATAAAAGATGGATATAATATAAAGCATATAATGGGCAATCATGAGTATATGTTTTTAAATCACTATCTTTTACGAGGAAGTATGACTATGCAGTGGGTAAATAACGGAGGATATAAGACTGTTAAATCGATAGAATATAGAAATTTAACCGTTAAAGATCTAAAATGGTTAATAAGCTACTTAAAAACAATGCCTCATATGATAAGCTCAAAGAGCTATATATTTGTTCATGCTTATTATAACCCCAGCTTAGATGAAACCAAACAAGATCCTGAGCATCTAATGTGGAGTAGAAGTCCTTTTTGGTTAATGAATAATACAGGCAAAGAGATATACTACGGGCATACTCCAAATAGAGACAATAAGATAAAAGTAAGAGAGAATAACTGCTACTCTATGGATGTAGGAGCCGTATTCTTTGATAACTTATCTATAATGGAGGTAAAGAGCAAGGAGGTGTTTTTGGTTGGGTGA